The window AAAACAGAGCTAGATAATATTAATGCTGGACGTGTCGATTTAAACAACGCATCAAATTTCGAAATTGAAAACTACTTTATTGATTCTGGCGTTTAATTTTAAAGTGCGGTCAATTTTGGCCGCATTAATCTAGAAGTTCAGCAACTTCTTCCATATTCGGGGCGTAATAGACATTTTGTAATATCCGAATGTCTTTATGCCCCGATATTTTCGCCAAAGTCATTACATCGACTTTTTTAGCCAATCTTGTCAAAGCCTCTCGTCTGGTGTCGTGGAAGTGCAAATATTCTCGGTTGGCTGTCTTTTTCAGCTTTCTAAACGTTGCATCTAGAATATTAGACTTCACCTGAAAGCAAGTATCGCCTTGCTCAATCTCATCTCTTAATCTTTCCAGTATTTTCACCGCTGCTTTAGTTAAAGGTACGGTTCTTGAGCTGCCATTCTTGGTTATCGGTAAAAATGCCGTTCTTTTTTCTAAATTAACGTTATTCCAAGTGAGATTACATATTTCTCCAGCTCTCATCGCAGTTTCAACAGCAAATAGCACTGCCGCACCTGTGCGAGCCTTAGCGGTTTTTAAGCTCTCATTATATCCGCTAATCTTGACAATCTCGTCTATATCTTCTTGTGTGAACCTTTGTGTCCTTGGTTTACTTGCCTGTGGCTGTTGTAGTCCAGTCATAGGTGAGTTTTGAATATATCCCCAACGCTCAACGGCAACTTTGAAAATATGTCCGATAGTGGAAAGCTCCCTGCGAACACTTTCACCCTTAACGGTTTCTAATCGCTCTTTAATCCACAATTCTAAATCTTGGCGAGTAACATCAGATATATACTTGTCTGTGATAGGGTGGCGTAGAAAACGAGTTAAGCGGTTGAATTCGTGTTTTTCGCCTCGTTTTGTTGGCGTAATCTCATTCAAATAACGCTTAATCACATCAGAAAATAGCGTTTCTGGCTGCATACCTTTAGCCATTAACTCTAATTTCTTTTCTTCTTCCGCCCCCCACAAGATAGCCTCTGTCTTTGTTGAGCAGGTTTTGGATTTTCTTTTGCCGTCTCGATAGACCTCTACACGCCATCTATCACCACGTTTTCTAACTGTTGCCACTTTATTTAATCTCTAAACGTAAAAACCAGCCATAAATTAAACCGCTTGGCGTAATTTTGGCGTAATGAATGCATAAAAATATATAAAAATACATAAAAAATGGCAATACTGGATAAGATTAAAAGAGTAGAGAAATGATACTTAAGTATTGTAAAGCATTGATTTTATTAATAGAAAAGCAGAAAAGAAAAATCCCCGCTCAATGAGCGAGGATTATAATTTGGTGCCTAGGGTCGGACTCGAACCGACACGGTTATTCACCGGCGGATTTTGAATCCGCTGCGTCTACCAATTTCGCCACCCAGGCATTTGGGTTGTTCTGAATTATACGTTTATCTTACTTCGTTGCAAGTAAAATTTCATTAAAAACGTGTGGTTGTTTTAAATTTCATCAACTTGTATTCAAAGATAAAAGGGAAGTTTAAAATAATTTGATACGTTGTCACAAAAAATGGGTAAAATAAAAGCTTAGTATTTCTACTAAGCTTTATGATTATCTAATTAAGCGGTTTGACCAGCAAGGTTACCTAAATCTTTATCGATTAAGAATAAGCCTTTGCCATCTTCGCCAAGAAGATTTAATTTGTCTAAAATACCGCTGAATAATTTCTCTTCTTCGTGTTGTTCTGCAACATACCATTGTAAGAAATTGAATGCAGAGTAGTCTTTTTCTTCAAAAGTTTTACCCACTAGTTCATTGATTTTACGTGTGATCAATTTTTCGTGTTCATAAGTTAATTCAATGATTTCTTTTAATGATTTGTACTCATGCGCAGGTGCTTCAATTGCAGTGATTACCGCTAATGCACCAGTTTCATTTAAATAAGTGAATAATTTACGCATGTGTTGCATTTCTTCTGCAGCGTGAGCTGATAAGAATTTAGCTGCACCTTCAAAACCATTTTGTTCGCACCATGCGCTCATTTGTAAATAAAGGTTTGAAGAGTAGAACTCAAGGTTCATTTGATCATTTAATAATTTGATTACGTTTGATGATAACATTTTGTATTCTCCTTTTAAAATTATAATGTTGCTAAATCACGATCGATAAAGTAAAGCGAACGACCGTCTTCACCCACCAAGTTAAATTTATCAATAATGCTATTAAATAATTTTTCTTCTTCGTGTTGTTCTGCAACGTACCATTGTAAGAAGTTAAAAGTAGAATAGTCTTTGTTTGCAAAAGTCACTTCAACTAATTCATTAATCTTAGAAGTAATGAATTTTTCATGTTCAAGTGTAGTTTCAAATACTTCTTTAAGTGATTTGTAGTCATTTTTAGGTGCATCAATTTTACCTAAAAGTGGCATACCACTTGTTTCACTCACATATTTGAATAATTTTTGCATGTGTTCTAATTCTTCATCAGCATGACGAAGTAAGAATGCTGCAGCACCTTCGTAACCGTGCTTGCTACACCAAGAACTCATTTGTAAATAAACATTAGAAGAGTAGAACTCTAAATTGATTTGTTCATTTAACTTATCTGCGATTGCTTTATTAAGCATAAACCAACTCCTTTCCTTATTAAGTAGAGATTAAAAATAAAAACAAGACTGCTTAACTTGTCATCGGTGTGCATTCTAATCTCGCAAATGAGAATAGTCAAGTATTTTTTTTAAATTATTTCTATAAGTCACTAATAACAAAAGAGAAATCAATGTTAATTATTCTCATTTAGGTGATGTGTGTAAAATAAATTCTCATTATCAGATCAAGAATAATGAAATCTGCAGAATTGATGTACGCAATTGTATTCAGAATTCACATAGCGTTATCTACAAATTTCATACTAATTCTAATTATTCCATTGCAAAGACATCCATTTATTTCTTTTATATCCACAACCTAAAATCACCTTATTTTGAGTAATGCATGAAATAGGATAGTCACTTATATTGGTTTGTGACATATTTATATATGCAATTTAACATAATATACATTATGCGAAATCAATTACAAGGTTAGTGAAAGCTACGTATCAATAAAATCACAAAGTTATGCACAGGTTGTAAATACCACTCAAGCAATGCGAAATCTAGCCTCACAACACTTTACAATAGATTAAATAATGATTTATACACTCTAAAGTTGTTATGTAAGGAAAAAATAAAGAAGTTTATATATATATCAAACAATGACAACGCTACGTGAATTCTGCGTTATTTTATGAGATGAATATCATCAGATTTAAAAAAGAAAAACGTAAATCTCAGGGATTAAGATTTACGTTTTTGATGAATGGCATTTGTGTGACTATGTCACGATATGTATTAGATTAAGATAACAATTTTGCTCCGTATTCATAAACCTGTTGCAGTAAATTCAGTTTGGTTGGATTATCCGAATATTCCTCTGCTAACTGCTGTAAACTTTCTTCAAATTTAACCGCATTTTGTTCTAATTTACGTTGGCGATATTTTTGCCATTTGATTTGCTCTGCACGATTTAGAGTTTTATAGAAATGTCTTGCACGATAATGGAATAACAATTCTGGAATTCGTTTATCTTCAAATGCTAAACCATGCTCAGCTAATTTCTCTGCTGGTAAATCGCGTAAAATAGCCATGTTGTTTTTATCGGCGTTGCTAAAGAAACCGCTATAAAGTTCAGTTTCTACATTATCACTCGGCTCAAATT is drawn from Haemophilus parainfluenzae and contains these coding sequences:
- the ftnA gene encoding non-heme ferritin; the encoded protein is MLSSNVIKLLNDQMNLEFYSSNLYLQMSAWCEQNGFEGAAKFLSAHAAEEMQHMRKLFTYLNETGALAVITAIEAPAHEYKSLKEIIELTYEHEKLITRKINELVGKTFEEKDYSAFNFLQWYVAEQHEEEKLFSGILDKLNLLGEDGKGLFLIDKDLGNLAGQTA
- a CDS encoding tyrosine-type recombinase/integrase encodes the protein MATVRKRGDRWRVEVYRDGKRKSKTCSTKTEAILWGAEEEKKLELMAKGMQPETLFSDVIKRYLNEITPTKRGEKHEFNRLTRFLRHPITDKYISDVTRQDLELWIKERLETVKGESVRRELSTIGHIFKVAVERWGYIQNSPMTGLQQPQASKPRTQRFTQEDIDEIVKISGYNESLKTAKARTGAAVLFAVETAMRAGEICNLTWNNVNLEKRTAFLPITKNGSSRTVPLTKAAVKILERLRDEIEQGDTCFQVKSNILDATFRKLKKTANREYLHFHDTRREALTRLAKKVDVMTLAKISGHKDIRILQNVYYAPNMEEVAELLD
- the ftnA gene encoding non-heme ferritin, translating into MLNKAIADKLNEQINLEFYSSNVYLQMSSWCSKHGYEGAAAFLLRHADEELEHMQKLFKYVSETSGMPLLGKIDAPKNDYKSLKEVFETTLEHEKFITSKINELVEVTFANKDYSTFNFLQWYVAEQHEEEKLFNSIIDKFNLVGEDGRSLYFIDRDLATL